In Dolichospermum flos-aquae CCAP 1403/13F, the following proteins share a genomic window:
- a CDS encoding clan AA aspartic protease → MIYGRLIDSKAIVPVIFRLPTQRDFSINFIIDTGFNDHLTLPPQAVSAMNLPLYSTTLARLADGRETLLSIHLATIVWDNREKVVPILASGFKPLLGTALMAGYHLEIDFEENGLVSLEQIPPLIS, encoded by the coding sequence ATGATTTACGGGAGATTGATTGATAGCAAAGCGATTGTGCCAGTAATTTTCCGTTTACCGACACAACGAGATTTTTCTATTAATTTTATTATTGATACTGGATTCAACGACCATCTTACCTTACCACCACAAGCCGTCAGCGCGATGAATCTGCCGTTATATTCCACTACGCTTGCTAGATTAGCCGATGGTAGGGAGACGTTGTTATCTATACATTTAGCAACAATTGTTTGGGACAATCGAGAAAAAGTAGTTCCTATTTTAGCATCTGGTTTTAAACCTTTATTGGGAACGGCTTTGATGGCAGGATATCATCTGGAGATTGATTTTGAAGAGAATGGTTTAGTTTCGTTAGAACAAATCCCACCCTTGATTTCATAG
- a CDS encoding small RNA NsiR4-regulated ssr1528 family protein, with amino-acid sequence MTTENTTGADAIDRAISRGIDFDGSPIPIVKLDLYEQIMGLESSRQRSGVSNTMRSRIVRIGAKHIPQAELDQKLVEAGFAPLKEKEIAFFYGGK; translated from the coding sequence ATGACTACTGAAAATACCACGGGTGCTGATGCTATTGATAGAGCGATATCAAGGGGAATTGATTTTGATGGTTCTCCTATTCCCATAGTTAAATTAGACCTATATGAACAAATTATGGGTTTAGAATCAAGCAGACAACGCAGCGGTGTATCCAATACCATGCGTTCTCGCATTGTTCGCATTGGTGCTAAACACATCCCCCAAGCTGAACTTGATCAAAAGCTGGTTGAAGCTGGTTTTGCACCTTTAAAAGAAAAGGAAATTGCTTTTTTCTACGGTGGTAAATAA
- a CDS encoding phage holin family protein, whose amino-acid sequence MDITTLLIVWLVTAVSLWIISKLPLGVEIDTPEKAIFSAAVLGIITALVKPVLKVLFVIPNLATFDLLSGIFTFMIAVACFSIAAWLVDGFRLRYGIWSAILGAFALTLVNNIIYKLLGV is encoded by the coding sequence ATGGATATTACGACGCTGTTAATTGTTTGGTTAGTCACGGCTGTTAGCTTGTGGATTATTAGTAAATTACCTTTAGGAGTGGAAATTGATACTCCAGAAAAGGCAATTTTTTCCGCCGCAGTTTTAGGTATTATTACAGCACTAGTTAAGCCAGTTCTCAAAGTTTTGTTTGTGATACCAAATTTAGCCACCTTTGACTTATTATCTGGTATCTTCACTTTCATGATTGCTGTTGCTTGTTTTAGTATTGCTGCTTGGTTAGTAGATGGTTTCCGGTTACGTTATGGCATTTGGAGCGCAATTTTAGGTGCTTTTGCGCTTACTCTTGTCAATAACATTATCTACAAATTATTAGGTGTTTAA
- a CDS encoding cysteine desulfurase family protein, with protein MQIYLDYSATTPTRPEAIAIIQKILTQQWGNPSSLHEWGNRAALVVETARIQVAGLINAVPESIIFTSGGTEADNLAIMGVARCYTTPQHMIISSVEHSAISEPAKMLENWGWEITRLGVNHQGRVNPEDLTAALRNNTVLVSVIYGQSEIGTVQPIAELGKITKTHGALFHTDAVQVAGRLPLDVQTLPVDLLSLSSHKIYGGLGAGALYVRTGVELMPLLGGGGQEKGLRSGTQATPAIAGFGVAAELAAQELETETGRLILLRDRLFTILADVPGLIPTGDKIHRLPHHLSFYLKAADGEKISGKTLVRQLNLAGIGISAGAACNSGKLSPSPILLAMGYSQKAALGGIRLTLGKQTTAADIDWTGMVLKQILQRLIPN; from the coding sequence ATGCAAATATATCTAGATTACAGTGCAACTACCCCAACTCGTCCAGAAGCGATCGCAATTATCCAAAAAATCTTAACACAACAGTGGGGTAATCCTTCCAGTTTACATGAATGGGGCAACCGTGCCGCCTTGGTTGTGGAAACAGCTAGAATCCAAGTAGCAGGATTAATTAACGCAGTTCCCGAATCTATTATTTTCACGTCTGGGGGAACAGAAGCGGATAATTTAGCGATTATGGGAGTGGCACGATGTTACACTACTCCCCAACATATGATCATTTCTAGCGTAGAACATTCCGCCATTTCAGAACCGGCGAAAATGTTAGAAAATTGGGGTTGGGAAATTACCCGTTTAGGTGTAAATCATCAAGGAAGAGTCAACCCCGAAGATTTAACCGCAGCTTTACGAAATAATACTGTTTTAGTATCTGTGATTTATGGACAAAGTGAAATAGGAACAGTTCAACCAATTGCTGAATTGGGGAAAATCACGAAAACACACGGCGCTTTATTTCACACAGATGCAGTGCAAGTTGCTGGACGTTTACCGCTAGATGTGCAGACATTACCCGTAGACTTATTGAGTCTATCCAGTCATAAAATCTATGGCGGTTTGGGTGCAGGGGCGTTATATGTGCGGACTGGAGTGGAATTAATGCCGCTGTTGGGTGGAGGTGGACAGGAGAAGGGACTGCGTTCAGGGACGCAAGCAACGCCCGCTATTGCTGGATTTGGAGTAGCTGCGGAGTTAGCAGCCCAGGAATTGGAGACGGAAACAGGGAGATTAATCCTATTGCGCGATCGCCTCTTCACCATTCTAGCAGATGTTCCCGGTTTAATACCCACAGGTGACAAAATTCATCGTTTACCCCATCATCTCAGCTTTTATTTAAAAGCAGCCGACGGGGAAAAAATCAGCGGTAAAACCTTAGTAAGACAGTTAAATTTAGCCGGAATTGGTATTAGTGCAGGTGCGGCTTGCAATAGTGGAAAATTAAGCCCTAGTCCCATTTTACTAGCAATGGGATATTCTCAAAAAGCGGCTTTAGGAGGAATTAGATTAACTTTAGGGAAACAGACAACAGCAGCCGATATTGATTGGACTGGAATGGTTTTGAAACAGATTTTGCAGAGATTAATCCCAAATTGA
- a CDS encoding DUF655 domain-containing protein: MFIFPQIRYFSYIFLLLFTLGGCQQVQSSNQRLAPLPQDSLIQVYFNNSQSSEYQETYRQQTRLGDDLEKQIVDTISQAKFTVDIAVQELRLPKVAQILAQKQKDGVKIRLILESNYSRTWSSFTAAEITKLEKKEQERYQEFRKFVDINQDHQITPEEISQRDGLAIVQNANIPWIDDTADGSKGSSLMHHKFVIVDHRFVIITSANFTLSDTSGDFSNSSSLGNANNLLKIDSSELASLLTEEFNIMWGDGVGGKPDSKFGVKKPVRAPKTIILGNSKVTVHFSPISPTQPWSISSNGLIAKTLSKSTKTVDLALFVFSDQQLANILEERHHQNVQVRALIAPQFAYRPYSEALDMMGFALSDNCKYEVDNRPWKNPISTVGVPILPKGDLLHDKFAVIDNKTVITGSHNWSEAANHGNDETLIVIENPTVSVHYQREFNRLYGKIKPGLPANVKSKIDAEVKKCPQIKQPSSFVNPITTKINLNTASQAELETLPGVGEKLAQRIIIARQQQKFTSLQDVDKVPGISDKILAKWEGMIILTSD; this comes from the coding sequence GTGTTTATTTTCCCACAAATCCGCTATTTTTCTTATATCTTTTTATTGCTATTCACTTTAGGTGGTTGTCAACAAGTGCAATCATCAAATCAGCGTTTAGCACCTTTACCTCAAGATTCTTTAATTCAAGTTTACTTCAATAATTCCCAATCTTCGGAATATCAAGAGACTTATCGTCAGCAAACCCGCTTGGGGGATGATTTAGAAAAGCAGATTGTTGACACTATTTCTCAAGCTAAATTTACTGTTGATATTGCTGTCCAAGAGTTACGTTTACCAAAAGTTGCTCAAATATTAGCACAAAAACAAAAGGATGGCGTAAAAATAAGGTTGATTCTAGAAAGTAATTATTCTCGGACTTGGAGTAGTTTTACTGCTGCGGAAATAACTAAGTTAGAAAAAAAAGAACAGGAACGATATCAAGAATTTCGGAAATTTGTGGATATTAATCAAGATCATCAAATCACACCGGAGGAAATTAGTCAACGGGATGGTTTAGCTATTGTTCAAAATGCCAATATTCCTTGGATTGATGATACTGCTGATGGTTCAAAGGGTAGCAGTTTAATGCACCATAAGTTTGTCATTGTTGATCATCGGTTTGTGATTATTACTTCTGCCAATTTTACTTTAAGTGATACGTCTGGAGATTTTAGTAATTCTAGTAGTTTAGGAAATGCCAATAATTTACTAAAAATTGATAGTTCTGAATTAGCAAGTTTACTCACGGAAGAATTTAATATTATGTGGGGTGACGGAGTAGGAGGAAAACCAGATAGTAAATTTGGTGTTAAGAAACCTGTCCGCGCACCAAAAACAATCATATTAGGTAACAGTAAAGTTACAGTTCATTTTTCTCCAATTTCTCCCACTCAACCTTGGAGTATTAGCAGTAATGGATTAATTGCTAAAACTTTATCTAAAAGTACAAAAACTGTTGATTTAGCATTGTTTGTATTCTCAGATCAACAACTTGCCAATATTCTAGAAGAACGTCATCATCAAAATGTCCAAGTTCGGGCTTTAATTGCACCACAATTTGCTTATCGTCCCTACAGTGAAGCTTTGGATATGATGGGATTTGCTTTAAGTGATAACTGTAAATATGAAGTTGATAACCGTCCTTGGAAAAATCCCATTTCTACAGTGGGAGTGCCAATTTTACCTAAAGGAGATTTATTACATGATAAATTTGCCGTCATTGATAACAAAACTGTTATTACAGGTTCACATAATTGGTCAGAAGCTGCTAATCATGGCAATGATGAAACATTAATAGTGATTGAAAATCCCACAGTATCAGTACATTATCAACGGGAATTTAATCGGCTTTATGGTAAAATAAAACCTGGCCTACCAGCAAATGTTAAATCTAAAATAGATGCAGAAGTTAAAAAATGTCCTCAAATTAAACAACCATCATCTTTCGTAAATCCAATTACCACTAAAATTAATCTCAATACAGCAAGTCAAGCAGAATTAGAAACTCTTCCTGGTGTGGGTGAAAAGTTAGCACAAAGGATAATTATAGCCCGTCAACAGCAAAAATTTACTTCTTTACAAGATGTAGATAAAGTACCG